The following proteins come from a genomic window of Trifolium pratense cultivar HEN17-A07 linkage group LG4, ARS_RC_1.1, whole genome shotgun sequence:
- the LOC123919844 gene encoding nuclear pore complex protein NUP133-like: MFSCGTKKKNNARDQFRTPTVLDSPVTPSPHRRSPFNVNNAIPNRPLTGTPAPWTPRLSVLARVPQVNRNGKEDNNDDDPIKPVFVSEFPQLVCDEQATTLHKRIPLEECGGSGGIDKSTSLAWIICGSKVFVWSYLSPASSMNCVVLEIPLNGDVANYDAGSWLVSVVNCDSSSFGSNRVAKHVAVVLCNRKTRAVIYWPDIYSHSGTFTSLASPDELEAAGEKTPSKRQTRQSKQETDLNGLNVFNSVIASAVPGCSMACVALACSSSGELWQFECSPTGIRRRKVYEITSHLPLKGGDLGKLVSNKGYPRSLTWRFPDHSSKESHRQFLVLTDCEIQCFKVEFSSGMHVSRLWSQEIVGTDAELGIKKDLAGQKGIWPLDVQVDDHGKVITILVATFCKDRISSSSYMQYSLLTMQYKSGLDVESTNERILEKKVPIEVIIPKARVEDEDFLFSMRLRIGGKPSGSTVIISGDGTSTVSHYHRNATRLYQFDLPYDGGKVLDASVLPSADDYEEGAWVVLTEKAGIWVIPEKAVVLGGVEPPERSLSRKGSSNERSAQEEIRNLTFTGNFAPRRASSEAWGTGDRQRAAFSGITRRTAQDEESEASLNNFFNEFLSSGQVDRSLEKLETSGSFERDGETNVFVRMSKSIIDTLAKHWTTTRGAEILSMAVVSTQLLEKQQKHQKFLHFLALSKCHEELCSRQRHALQIILEHGEKLSAMIQLRELQNLISQNRSTSVGSSNSNVDIQMSGALWDMIQLVGDRARRNTVLLMDRDNAEVFYSKVSDLENFFHCLDAELEYVIRPEHTFVIQMQRACELSNACVSIIRTCFDYKNENRLWYPPPEGLTPWYCQPVVRKGIWSVGSVLLQLLNDTSRLDRTAKLELYNHLEALAEVLLEAYSGAVTAKIEREEEHKGLLNEYWERRDALLESLYQQVKEFEATYKDSIEGAEELNEEATMKITSHLLSIAKRHGCYKVMWTICCDVNDSELLRNVMHESLGPTGGFSYYVFKKLHESKQFSELLRLGEEFPEELSIFLKEHPDLLWLHDLFLHQFSSASETLHALALTQNMQSTTVAEEEEQVDMKLKLSDRKNLLYLSKIAAFAAGKDAGTQDKVDRIEADLKILKLQEEVMKRLASIEDKQLVDDQLLHPEDLIKLCLEGEDPELSLWTFDVFAWTSSSFRKNHRKLLEDCWKKAASQDDWSKFHDAYMIEGWSDEETLQNLKNTALFQASSRCYALQSVTFEEGFDQVLPLRQDNMETSTLGDMSSSVETILMQHKDFPVAGKLMLMAVMLGSEHSGDNRIEEGPSPME, translated from the exons ATGTTTTCTTGTGgaacgaagaagaagaacaatgcCAGAGATCAATTTCGAACTCCAACAGTATTAGATTCTCCAGTTACTCCTTCACCTCACCGCAGATCTCCTTTCAACGTTAACAACGCCATCCCTAATCGTCCACTCACCGGCACTCCTGCTCCGTGGACTCCTCGCTTATCTGTACTCGCTAG GGTTCCTCAGGTGAATAGAAATGGAAAAGAggataataatgatgatgatccAATTAAACCTGTTTTTGTTTCTGAATTTCCACAACTTGTTTGTGATGAACAAGCTACTACTTTGCATAAACGAATTCCAT TGGAAGAATGCGGCGGCTCTGGCGGGATTGACAAGAGTACATCACTTGCTTGGATTATTTGTGGAAGCAAGGTCTTTGTTTGGAGTTACTTGTCACCTGCGTCTTCTATGAATTGTGTTGTTCTTGAGATTCCTTTGAATGGGGATGTTGCCAATTATGATGCTGGTAGTTGGTTGGTTTCTGTGGTTAATTGTGATAGTTCCTCTTTTGGATCGAATAGAGTTGCAAAACATGTTGCGGTTGTTTTGTGTAATAGAAAGACTCGGGCTGTTATATACTGGCCAGACATCTATTCTCATTCGGGCACATTCACTAGTCTTGCGTCTCCTGATGAGTTGGAGGCTGCTGGTGAGAAAACACCCTCAAAGAGGCAGACGCGGCAAAGTAAGCAGGAAACGGATTTGAATGGATTGAACGTATTCAACTCTGTGATTGCTTCTGCGGTTCCTGGTTGTAGCATGGCATGTGTTGCTCTTGCCTGTAGCTCAAGTGGTGAGCTTTGGCAATTTGAATGCAGTCCTACTGGCATTCGTCGAAGGAAAGTATATGAAATTACTTCTCATTTGCCACTCAAAGGGGGTGATTTGGGTAAACTCGTGAGCAACAAAGGGTATCCGAGGTCTTTGACATGGCGTTTTCCAGATCATTCTAGTAAGGAATCACATCGGCAGTTTTTGGTGTTGACAGACTGTGAGATACAGTGTTTTAAAGTAGAGTTTAGTTCTGGTATGCATGTTTCAAGGCTTTGGTCTCAGGAAATTGTTGGAACAGATGCTGAGCTTGGCATTAAGAAAGACCTGGCAGGTCAAAAGGGAATCTGGCCTCTTGATGTGCAGGTAGATGATCATGGTAAAGTGATTACCATTCTTGTTGCAACCTTTTGTAAGGATCGGATTAGCAGTTCAAGCTACATGCAGTATTCTCTTTTGACCATGCAATATAAATCAGGATTAGATGTAGAGAGTACAAATGAGAGGATTTTAGAGAAGAAAGTCCCTATTGAAGTGATAATCCCAAAAGCTAgagttgaagatgaagattttttgttttcaatgagGCTTCGAATAGGGGGGAAGCCATCAGGATCAACAGTCATAATATCTGGAGATGGAACATCAACTGTCTCCCATTATCATAGAAACGCTACTCGTCTCTATCAATTTGATTTACCATATGACGGTGGAAAAGTACTAGATGCTTCAGTGCTTCCTTCTGCAGATGATTATGAAGAAGGTGCATGGGTTGTATTAACAGAGAAAGCAGGAATATGGGTAATACCAGAAAAGGCTGTCGTACTTGGAGGGGTTGAACCACCTGAGCGGAGCTTGTCACGCAAAGGCAGCTCAAATGAAAGATCTGCACAAGAAGAGATAAGGAATCTTACATTTACTGGTAATTTTGCTCCAAGAAGGGCTAGCTCTGAAGCATGGGGCACTGGAGATAGACAAAGGGCCGCTTTCAGTGGGATTACACGTCGAACTGCACAAGATGAAGAATCAGAAGCTTCACTGAATAATTTTTTCAACGAATTTTTGTCATCTGGGCAAGTTGACCGGTCCCTTGAAAAACTAGAAACTTCTGGTTCATTTGAAAGGGATGGAGAAACCAATGTTTTTGTGCGGATGAGCAAATCAATCATTGACACCTTAGCCAAACATTGGACGACAACCAGAGGTGCCGAGATTTTGTCCATGGCCGTTGTTTCCACCCAACTCTTGGAAAAACAACAGAAGCATCAAAAGTTCCTTCACTTTCTTGCCTTATCCAAATGTCACGAGGAACTGTGTTCCAGGCAGA GACATGCCTTGCAAATTATCTTGGAACATGGTGAAAAGTTATCTGCAATGATACAGCTGAGGGAACTGCAAAATCTGATTAGCCAGAACCGTTCAACTAGTGTTGGATCCTCAAATTCTAATGTAGATATTCAGATGTCAGGTGCCCTTTGGGACATGATACAGTTAGTTGGTGATAGAGCTCGCCGGAATACTGTCCTCCTGATGGACAGGGATAATGCCGAAGTGTTCTACAGTAAGGTTTCGGATCTTGAAAATTTCTTTCACTGTTTAGATGCAGAGTTGGAATATGTTATAAGACCAGAGCATACGTTTGTAATCCAGATGCAGAGGGCATGTGAGCTCTCAAATGCATGTGTTTCCATAATTAGGACATGCTTTGACTATAAGAATGAGAACCGTTTATGGTATCCACCTCCCGAAGGTTTAACACCTTGGTATTGTCAACCTGTTGTCCGTAAGGGAATATGGAGTGTTGGCTCTGTCTTGCTTCAGTTGTTAAATGATACATCTAGGCTTGATAGAACAGCAAAGTTAGAGTTGTATAATCATTTAGAAGCACTTGCCGAAGTGCTACTTGAGGCCTATTCTGGTGCTGTTACTGCTAAAATTGAGCGTGAAGAAGAACACAAAGGTCTATTAAATGAGTATTGGGAGCGACGAGATGCGCTACTTGAATCTCTTTATCAACAAGTTAAAGAATTTGAAGCTACTTATAAG GATTCTATTGAAGGAGCTGAAGAGTTGAATGAAGAAGCCACTATGAAGATTACTTCACATCTGCTATCAATTGCTAAACGGCATGGATGCTACAAAGTTATGTGGACAATATGCTGTGATGTAAATGACTCAGAGTTACTGAGAAATGTTATG CATGAGAGTTTGGGACCTACTGGGGGATTCAGTTACTATGTTTTTAAGAAACTTCACGAAAGCAAACAATTCTCTGAGCTGTTAAGGCTAGGGGAAGAATTTCCAGAAGAGCTGTCTATTTTCCTGAAGGAGCATCCAGATCTTCTTTGGCTTCATGATTTGTTCCTTCACCAGTTTTCCTCTGCTTCAGAAACACTTCATGCATTGGCTCTCACACAAAACATGCAGTCTACTACAGTTGCTGAAGAGGAAGAACAGGTGGATATGAAGTTGAAACTGTCAGACAGAAAGAATCTTTTATATCTATCCAAGATTGCAGCCTTTGCAG CTGGTAAAGATGCTGGTACTCAGGATAAGGTGGACCGCATTGAGGCTGATTTGAAGATTCTAAAGTTGCAG GAGGAAGTAATGAAACGTCTTGCTTCTATTGAAGATAAGCAACTTGTGGATGATCAGCTGCTGCATCCAGAGGACTTGATTAAATTGTGTTTAGAAGGTGAAGACCCAGAGCTCTCATTGTGGACCTTTGATGTGTTTGCATGGACCAGTTCCTCATTTCGCAAGAACCACAGAAAACTTTTGGAGGATTGCTGGAAGAAGGCTGCCAGTCAGGATGATTGGAGTAAATTCCATGATGCATACATGATTGAAGGATGGAGTGATGAGGAAACTCTACAGAACTTGAAAAATACTGCACTTTTCCAGGCTTCAAGCAGGTGTTATGCACTCCAAAGTGTAACTTTTGAAGAAGGGTTTGATCAAGTATTGCCCTTGAGACAAGACAACATGGAGACTTCAACTTTGGGGGATATGAGCTCTTCAGTTGAAACAATATTAATGCAGCACAAAGATTTTCCAGTTGCTGGCAAGCTGATGCTAATGGCAGTCATGTTAGGTAGCGAGCATAGTGGCGATAACAGAATAGAAGAAGGGCCTTCCCCTATGGAATAG